The Solea senegalensis isolate Sse05_10M unplaced genomic scaffold, IFAPA_SoseM_1 scf7180000013600, whole genome shotgun sequence genome has a segment encoding these proteins:
- the LOC122760432 gene encoding vascular endothelial growth factor receptor 1-like, with protein sequence MKSALICLLCGFYGVLAKDTEQKGKYNVPNLDVKTQQLIVDANQTLLLSCRGRWELTWAYPSGVAKDQVQVEESRCGRTSQHYCSRLTVSNSQVQNTGAYRCRYRHRPLKVSSVYVYVTDSQQPFVEHPDMSPDVLYLMEKQPLVIPCRVTHPNVTTTLVKVSFLPQLHNPSLKPDQMNIIWNSKQGFTIRSPTFYYIGLFFCQTVIGDVTYKSRNYFVHRPVSNIMEVYLNGSGRVQALKGKSLVLNCTATGELNTRVTINWDYPGKVNNDAFIIRRLVKHRTHMEFYSILTIPKLQRTNQGVYTCRVSSGENAKQKEVTVTVYDRPFIRLKPRNESVLEVQAGQKSYRISPKLKAFPAPKVIWLKDGMVAAEQCSRYHMDGNSLVIRDVAEEDAGKYTVLAKIQEYGLYQNLTLTLVVNVSPQIGEKKVSLQDPGSVPRGSRRALHCTSHGVPPPHVQWLWHPCPSKGRPAAPQA encoded by the exons ATGAAGTCTGCTCTCATCTGCCTGCTTTGTGGATTTTATGGTGTTTTAGCCAAAG ATACAGAACAAAAGGGAAAGTACAACGTCCCCAACTTGGACGTGAAAACTCAACAGCTGATCGTGGACGCCAACCAAACGCTACTGCTCAGCTGCAG GGGTCGCTGGGAGCTGACGTGGGCGTACCCGTCAGGTGTGGCCAAGGACCAGGTGCAAGTGGAGGAGTCTCGCTGTGGGAGGACGAGCCAGCACTACTGCAGCCGTCTGACGGTCAGCAACAGCCAGGTCCAGAACACGGGCGCGTACCGCTGCAGATATCGCCACCGACCCCTGAAAGTGTCCTCGGTTTATGTATATGTCACAG ACAGCCAGCAGCCATTTGTGGAACATCCGGATATGAGCCCCGACGTCTTGTACCTGATGGAGAAGCAGCCGCTGGTCATTCCGTGCCGAGTCACTCACCCCAACGTCACCACCACACTGGTCAAGGTCAGT TTTCTCCCACAGCTCCACAACCCGAGCTTGAAACCAGACCAGATGAACATCATCTGGAACAGCAAGCAGGGCTTCACCATCCGAAGTCCCACCTTCTATTACATCGGCCTCTTCTTCTGCCAGACCGTCATCGGCGACGTCACATACAAGTCGCGAAATTACTTTGTGCACAGGCCAG TGAGTAACATCATGGAGGTTTATCTGAACGGCAGTGGACGTGTGCAGGCCCTGAAGGGGAAGAGTCTGGTCCTGAACTGCACCGCCACCGGGGAGTTGAACACCAGAGTGACCATCAACTGGGATTATCCTGGAAAG GTTAACAACGACGCGTTCATCATCAGGAGGCTTGTGAAGCACAGAACGCACATGGAGTTCTACAGTATCCTGACCATCCCGAAACTTCAGCGGACAAACCAGGGTGTTTACACGTGCCGTGTCAGCAGCGGCGAAAACGCCAAACAAAAGGAAGTCACGGTGACCGTTTACG acCGTCCGTTTATCCGTCTGAAGCCCAGAAATGAGTCTGTGCTGGAGGTTCAAGCCGGACAGAAATCTTACAGAATCTCTCCCAAATTAAAAGCTTTTCCTGCCCCGAAGGTCATCTG GCTGAAGGACGGCATGGTGGCTGCAGAGCAATGCTCCCGATACCACATGGATGGGAATTCCCTGGTGATCCGGGACGTCGCAGAGGAGGATGCCGGGAAGTACACGGTCCTGGCGAAAATCCAGGAATACGGACTTTACCAGAACCTCACGCTCACACTCGTCGTCAACG tgagtccTCAGATAGGAGAGAAAAAGGTTTCATTGCAGGACCCGGGTTCTGTGCCACGGGGGAGCAGACGAGCCCTGCACTGCACGTCCCACGGAGTCCCTCCTCCACACGTCCAGTGGCTCTGGCATCCTTGTCCATCTAAAGGCCG CCCGGCTGCACCACAAGCCTGA